The Lycium barbarum isolate Lr01 chromosome 10, ASM1917538v2, whole genome shotgun sequence genome includes a region encoding these proteins:
- the LOC132613189 gene encoding SKP1-like protein 14, producing MASTSSSTTAEIIRMVTLKTSDNGKFYLEESLAFQFELIKNMIKEEGLSIISLPIMVNTEALIKIIEYLKKNAEITASDEGFNNFKKEHLNICIAELYDILVSAHYLKIKDLVDICAWAIYDKIKNKSIKAITEMLEIENDLTPVEEANINKETSGAFEGDENDNTIN from the coding sequence ATggcatcaacatcatcatcaacaacagctGAGATCATAAGGATGGTGACGCTGAAAACGAGTGACAACGGAAAATTCTATCTTGAAGAGTCATTGGCCTTTCAGTTTGAACTTATCAAGAACATGATAAAAGAGGAAGGCTTGTCTATCATCTCACTTCCTATCATGGTCAATACTGAGGCGCTCATTAAAATCATAGAGTACCTTAAGAAGAATGCTGAGATTACTGCCTCGGACGAAGGATTCAATAATTTCAAGAAAGAACATCTGAATATTTGTATCGCTGAACTTTATGACATATTAGTGTCAGCACATTACTTGAAGATAAAGGATTTGGTGGATATTTGTGCCTGGGCTATTTATGACAAAATTAAGAACAAGAGCATTAAGGCTATTACAGAGATGCTTGAAATTGAAAATGACTTAACCCCAGTAGAGGAGGCTAATATAAATAAGGAAACTTCTGGGGCCTTTGAAGGTGATGAGAATGATAATACCATCAACTAG